From the genome of Acaryochloris sp. CCMEE 5410, one region includes:
- a CDS encoding endonuclease/exonuclease/phosphatase family protein → MFRLNTAEQVLIENHQFSRMVIDQASLRILNWNIAKNNHRHEWLQDFSKLVEWYPPDLIFLQEFRFDSTLKKPFYCDAMSWQFAPNMSNPYTDQHFGVLTASKVKHQSGKSFLTHACEPFLNTPKVSLITEYSLAGSKQTLLAVNIHGINFVSTRKFQSQLQQLEAQLTIHPGPIILSGDFNTWNEYRMKVLQTMVRRLDLRQVTFSSAHYKNLKQFFDYPLDHIFYRGFTQCLGSEIVLGELSSSDHSPLVVELMLH, encoded by the coding sequence ATGTTTCGTTTAAATACTGCTGAGCAGGTTCTCATAGAGAATCATCAGTTTTCACGAATGGTTATCGATCAGGCTTCTCTGCGGATCTTGAACTGGAACATTGCTAAGAATAACCATCGTCATGAATGGCTGCAAGATTTTTCTAAACTTGTGGAATGGTATCCCCCAGATCTAATCTTCTTGCAGGAATTCCGATTCGATTCCACCCTCAAAAAGCCGTTTTACTGTGATGCGATGAGTTGGCAATTCGCCCCAAATATGAGCAACCCATATACTGATCAACATTTTGGAGTTCTGACTGCTTCAAAAGTTAAACATCAGTCTGGGAAGTCATTTTTAACTCATGCTTGCGAGCCTTTTCTCAACACCCCCAAAGTATCCCTCATTACGGAATATTCCTTAGCTGGCTCAAAACAGACTTTATTGGCCGTGAATATTCATGGGATCAATTTTGTCAGTACTCGAAAATTTCAATCACAATTGCAACAACTGGAAGCACAACTGACGATTCATCCAGGACCAATCATTCTATCAGGGGATTTCAATACTTGGAACGAATATCGGATGAAGGTTCTACAGACAATGGTCCGTCGACTCGATTTAAGACAAGTGACATTTTCTTCTGCCCACTACAAAAATTTGAAACAATTTTTTGACTATCCTTTGGACCATATTTTCTATCGTGGCTTCACACAATGTCTAGGGAGTGAAATAGTGTTGGGAGAATTATCTTCTTCAGATCACAGCCCCCTGGTCGTCGAATTGATGCTTCACTAA
- a CDS encoding class I SAM-dependent methyltransferase, which yields MYNRLLAWGMARANTVPEETIKLKECKQFTTMAQLKRWLFADLHGTVLELGPGAGINLSYYPPDINWIGIELNPFLHPYIRQEADRQGLSSINVFKGTAEQLPVADNSIDTVVSTYVLCSVTQLEECLAEIQRVLKPGGLFVFLEHVAAKPMTLERRIQEAVKPLWKTLLHNCHPNRETWKTLEKAGFEWVHYQHFRLSLPVVSPQIVGKARKSLETTLPKALALTSGN from the coding sequence ATGTACAATCGATTGCTAGCTTGGGGAATGGCGAGAGCCAATACCGTTCCCGAAGAAACCATCAAGCTGAAAGAGTGCAAGCAGTTTACAACCATGGCTCAACTAAAACGCTGGCTATTCGCTGATCTCCACGGTACTGTTTTAGAACTGGGTCCAGGGGCAGGGATTAATTTGTCCTACTATCCTCCAGACATTAATTGGATTGGAATTGAACTGAATCCATTTCTGCATCCGTATATTAGGCAAGAGGCTGACCGCCAGGGATTGTCATCGATTAACGTGTTTAAGGGAACTGCTGAGCAATTGCCCGTAGCTGACAATAGTATTGATACTGTCGTGAGTACCTATGTTTTGTGTTCAGTCACACAACTTGAGGAATGCCTAGCCGAAATTCAACGTGTTCTGAAACCTGGCGGTCTGTTTGTCTTTCTAGAACATGTTGCAGCGAAACCGATGACTTTGGAGCGTAGAATCCAAGAAGCTGTTAAACCTTTATGGAAAACACTTTTGCATAATTGTCATCCAAATCGTGAGACCTGGAAAACTTTAGAAAAGGCTGGTTTTGAATGGGTGCATTATCAGCACTTTCGGCTATCGTTACCCGTGGTTAGCCCCCAAATTGTGGGAAAGGCCAGAAAATCGTTAGAAACTACTCTCCCAAAGGCATTAGCGCTAACTTCTGGAAATTAA
- a CDS encoding Rieske 2Fe-2S domain-containing protein, protein MSTISNQPHNSAHEVELSSTAEQPLGQWLLPGGEDPSQFTWQDAWHPIAYVKDLDPYQLSTFTLLEQDLVIWWDQSAETWRVFADQCPHRLAPLSEGRLTADGLLECPYHGWAFSGLGQCCRIPQQVGGQSVEQSRRACVQSLPTTVRQGMLFVYPGQSERAAHIPIPLVAPLEEAPNKWIVLDGVRDLPFDVLTLLENVLDPSHLPFAHHRSVGDRSVAGPMDLEINHSDRQGFQGIWKTAVGPKKGQFGTQLTTFIAPNLIWHDLTTQEKNRTLTVAYCTPIRKGECRLFARFPFQFASPWPAGLIRYTPSWVFHLLQNSILEDDQIFLYLQERHLAQQRQGMPIAQAFYMPTQADRFVVALHQWLQRYNADPFPNRPLPPAIGREQVIERYHSHTVHCASCRTALSRIKRGRQGMVMGALVAWITAQAYLLDWGGTVKSARVASISFIVCTIIWLSLGWLERKFYEGRPIPLRNVSEQ, encoded by the coding sequence ATGAGTACGATTTCTAATCAGCCTCACAACTCTGCACATGAAGTTGAACTATCCTCAACTGCTGAACAACCCCTTGGGCAATGGCTGTTGCCAGGTGGAGAAGATCCCTCCCAATTCACATGGCAAGACGCTTGGCATCCCATTGCCTATGTGAAGGATTTAGATCCATATCAATTGTCAACGTTCACGCTGTTAGAACAAGATTTGGTCATTTGGTGGGATCAATCGGCAGAAACTTGGAGGGTCTTTGCTGATCAATGCCCTCATCGGCTGGCTCCCCTATCTGAAGGTCGCCTTACTGCAGATGGTTTGCTGGAATGCCCGTATCACGGTTGGGCGTTCTCCGGTTTAGGTCAATGCTGTCGGATTCCTCAGCAGGTTGGTGGCCAATCAGTGGAGCAATCCCGACGGGCTTGTGTTCAATCTTTGCCAACAACAGTGAGACAGGGGATGTTGTTTGTTTATCCGGGGCAATCCGAACGCGCAGCTCACATCCCCATCCCATTAGTGGCACCGTTAGAAGAAGCACCAAATAAATGGATTGTCTTGGATGGGGTGCGCGATCTACCTTTCGATGTACTCACACTGTTGGAAAATGTCTTGGATCCGAGTCATTTACCCTTTGCTCATCACCGTTCCGTTGGCGATCGCAGTGTGGCTGGCCCCATGGACCTAGAGATTAACCACTCAGATAGACAGGGATTTCAAGGAATTTGGAAAACGGCTGTTGGTCCTAAAAAAGGCCAATTCGGAACTCAATTGACCACCTTCATCGCCCCCAATCTGATATGGCATGATTTGACCACTCAGGAAAAGAACCGCACTCTCACCGTTGCCTACTGCACACCTATCCGCAAGGGAGAGTGCCGCTTGTTTGCTCGCTTCCCCTTTCAATTTGCCTCTCCTTGGCCAGCGGGGTTGATACGTTACACCCCCAGTTGGGTCTTTCACTTACTGCAAAATTCTATTTTGGAGGATGACCAAATATTCTTGTATCTTCAAGAACGTCATCTTGCTCAACAGAGACAGGGGATGCCTATTGCGCAAGCCTTCTATATGCCAACCCAAGCGGATCGGTTTGTCGTGGCATTACACCAGTGGCTGCAACGCTACAATGCTGATCCCTTCCCCAATAGGCCGTTGCCCCCAGCGATAGGGCGAGAGCAAGTGATCGAACGTTATCACTCTCATACTGTTCACTGTGCTAGTTGTCGGACTGCGCTGAGCCGAATTAAGAGAGGACGGCAAGGGATGGTTATGGGGGCACTTGTGGCTTGGATAACGGCGCAAGCCTATCTCCTAGATTGGGGAGGAACCGTCAAGTCAGCCCGAGTTGCCAGCATTAGCTTCATCGTTTGCACCATCATCTGGCTCAGTTTAGGGTGGCTTGAGCGCAAGTTTTACGAGGGCCGCCCCATCCCACTCCGCAATGTCTCAGAGCAATAG
- a CDS encoding DJ-1/PfpI family protein: protein MSQHPTPRKRVAILLENQFEDSAYQVPSTALRKAGVTVSVIGSRMNEGYQDKHGTVTVKPVATSTEVRAGDFDAIVIPGGHIRANPNMVRLVSQAIDQGIWVAAVGYGPQILIEADRLRDKHATSARSIHKDLQNAGAIYVNEPVVVDGNLITARQPSDLPMFTTMLLKCLNLTIKGTRLPEFTDSTFNWWKLGEAWGGSNKQEIVKALNTTIVGERYTLEAFRQYSHRVSHQDLRLFLQGISSTKHYHVERLEAHLYDVFGERATWRAVGSEAYAALQSWLQSSNDTSILRRALGDIQTGVIDVHHLCNQLTDPQTVSILEEVEHDLANHEQRLADLYRARSGDHIKPPMPTTIAAVT, encoded by the coding sequence ATGTCACAACATCCAACGCCGAGAAAACGAGTTGCTATTTTACTGGAGAACCAGTTTGAAGACTCTGCATATCAAGTTCCTAGTACTGCATTGCGCAAAGCAGGGGTCACTGTCTCGGTTATCGGTTCCCGAATGAATGAGGGGTACCAAGACAAGCATGGTACCGTTACAGTCAAACCGGTTGCTACGTCAACTGAAGTGAGGGCTGGGGATTTTGACGCCATCGTTATTCCTGGAGGTCACATTCGCGCCAACCCCAATATGGTCCGGTTGGTTTCTCAAGCAATAGACCAGGGTATCTGGGTAGCGGCTGTGGGCTATGGCCCTCAGATACTGATCGAAGCAGATCGACTTCGCGATAAGCATGCAACGAGTGCTCGATCGATTCATAAAGATCTCCAAAATGCTGGTGCAATATACGTCAATGAACCTGTTGTCGTTGACGGAAATCTGATCACAGCCAGACAACCTAGCGATCTGCCAATGTTCACCACCATGCTACTCAAGTGTCTAAACTTGACGATTAAAGGAACTAGGCTGCCAGAGTTTACTGACTCCACCTTTAATTGGTGGAAGTTAGGGGAAGCCTGGGGCGGCTCTAATAAACAGGAGATTGTTAAAGCCCTCAATACAACCATTGTTGGGGAACGATATACCCTTGAAGCTTTTAGGCAGTATAGTCATCGCGTTTCCCATCAAGATTTGCGATTGTTCTTACAGGGTATTAGTTCAACTAAGCACTATCACGTGGAGCGGCTAGAAGCTCACCTTTATGATGTGTTTGGAGAACGGGCCACTTGGCGGGCCGTTGGTAGTGAAGCTTATGCCGCTCTGCAAAGTTGGCTGCAATCGAGTAATGATACATCGATTTTACGGCGTGCCCTTGGCGATATTCAAACTGGGGTGATTGATGTTCATCACTTATGTAATCAACTGACTGACCCTCAAACCGTATCAATTTTAGAAGAAGTGGAACATGATCTAGCCAATCATGAACAACGATTGGCAGATCTATACCGGGCTAGATCTGGGGATCATATCAAGCCCCCTATGCCCACAACGATCGCTGCAGTCACTTAA
- the cls gene encoding cardiolipin synthase has translation MTFIAIEHPNHFLSAHGMTVPSVLLLLVYALGVLNAAHAVMNVRSSQSAIAWSLSLITFPGIALPLYWILGRVEFHGYTQAYHQAYAQNHDLAYNTYLEILSYKAVLPTQLASLQRVAGALTEFPFTHSNSVHLLINAEQTYSAMQEAILNSKEYILLQSYILNDDHVGDIFPKILMQKAQEGIRIYILYDEIGSKNLSKNYINVLQKGGIQVSAFNSAQGWGNQFQLNFRNHRKILVVDGQVAFVGGINIGDEYLGQNAHVGPWRDTHLKVQGPAVQCLQLPFLKDWFWAVREIPEICWEVHPDRGKNQTVFIFSPGPTDPQNDCTLFFGSIINLAQHRLWIASPYFVPDDPILTSLKMAALRGVDVRILLPDRPDHWLVYLCSYSYYTEMDATGIKLYRYNHGFMHQKAMLVDGCLAGVGTVNLDNRSFHLNFEVMTFVSDVEFARNVEQMLKEDLENSIEINLSEYEQKPSWFKLIVRVSRLLAPLQ, from the coding sequence ATGACCTTCATCGCCATAGAGCACCCCAATCATTTTCTCTCTGCTCACGGTATGACGGTCCCTAGTGTACTGTTGCTATTGGTTTACGCCTTAGGTGTATTGAACGCAGCTCATGCAGTCATGAATGTGCGATCTTCACAAAGTGCGATCGCATGGAGTTTGTCTCTCATTACCTTCCCAGGGATTGCTCTACCCCTATATTGGATCTTGGGACGAGTAGAATTCCACGGATATACCCAGGCTTATCATCAAGCTTACGCTCAAAATCACGATCTTGCCTATAACACCTATTTAGAAATCCTGTCCTATAAGGCAGTTCTTCCTACACAACTTGCCTCCCTTCAGAGGGTAGCAGGAGCATTAACTGAATTTCCGTTTACCCATAGTAATTCGGTTCACTTGCTGATAAATGCAGAGCAAACTTACTCAGCGATGCAAGAAGCGATCTTAAATTCTAAGGAATATATTCTGCTCCAATCGTACATTCTCAATGATGATCACGTCGGGGACATTTTTCCAAAAATCTTGATGCAAAAGGCTCAAGAGGGGATTCGTATTTATATCCTGTATGACGAAATTGGCTCTAAAAACTTGTCAAAAAACTACATCAACGTTCTGCAAAAAGGAGGAATTCAAGTCTCAGCTTTTAATAGTGCTCAAGGATGGGGGAATCAATTTCAACTCAACTTCCGCAATCATCGAAAGATCCTGGTGGTGGACGGCCAAGTTGCTTTTGTGGGTGGTATTAACATTGGGGATGAGTATTTGGGACAAAATGCTCATGTTGGTCCTTGGCGGGATACTCATCTTAAGGTGCAAGGTCCAGCAGTCCAGTGCTTACAACTTCCCTTTCTCAAAGATTGGTTTTGGGCCGTTAGGGAAATTCCTGAAATATGCTGGGAAGTTCACCCTGATCGAGGAAAGAACCAAACGGTGTTCATTTTTTCACCCGGTCCTACCGATCCTCAAAATGATTGCACCCTCTTTTTTGGCAGTATCATCAACCTCGCCCAACATCGCTTGTGGATCGCGAGTCCCTATTTTGTTCCAGATGACCCCATACTCACGTCATTAAAAATGGCTGCCTTGAGAGGGGTGGATGTACGTATTCTCTTACCTGATCGACCAGACCATTGGCTTGTGTATCTTTGTTCTTATTCTTACTACACCGAAATGGACGCTACGGGCATTAAACTGTATCGCTATAACCATGGATTTATGCATCAAAAGGCGATGTTGGTGGATGGTTGCCTTGCAGGAGTGGGAACAGTCAATCTAGACAATCGGTCCTTTCATCTTAATTTTGAGGTCATGACCTTTGTTAGCGATGTTGAGTTCGCTCGTAACGTTGAACAGATGTTGAAAGAAGATTTGGAGAATTCGATTGAGATTAATCTGTCTGAATATGAGCAAAAACCTAGCTGGTTTAAGCTGATTGTCAGAGTTTCACGATTGTTAGCCCCCCTGCAATAG
- a CDS encoding DUF5335 domain-containing protein has protein sequence MTEHTIQETQQIPQDQWLAFFDHLTKSYRGCSLAIEVTDEDVGDENLVQQSPLASITYDPPAKGTI, from the coding sequence ATGACTGAACACACTATTCAAGAAACCCAGCAAATCCCTCAAGACCAGTGGTTAGCTTTTTTCGATCACCTTACGAAGAGTTACAGGGGATGTTCCCTTGCAATTGAAGTAACTGACGAAGACGTTGGAGATGAAAATCTCGTTCAACAGTCACCCCTAGCGTCCATCACTTACGATCCACCCGCGAAGGGAACGATTTGA